A stretch of Bordetella genomosp. 13 DNA encodes these proteins:
- the pcnB gene encoding polynucleotide adenylyltransferase PcnB, with product MITTTIKKFVGRLFGPTVAGGPLRIERERHGIDRRNVSRNAIKVCDVLRQHGYEAYIVGGAVRDLIVGLEPKDFDVATNATPEQIRPLFRRARIIGRRFQLVHVVFGQEIIETSTFRAPASVDQKTDEHGRILSDNVFGTQAEDAARRDFTMNALYYDPHTEEVIDYHDGVQDLKKRQIRMIGDPIKRYREDPVRMLRAVRFAAKLNGTIEPATRQPIRTMAGLVENVPASRLFDEMLKLLTCGHAMDCLRQLRGEGLHHGLLPLLDVVLEQPGGENFVEQALERTDARVRAGKGISPSFLFAALLWRLVDARWKQLRAEGEHTMPALVQAADSVLDEQTEKLAIQRRFSSDMREIWFMQPRFERRQGKATYRMIEQPRFRAACDFLQLRAAAGEFDSVLAQWWMDLANADDATRAEMIEDTARLPREAGGDGPARKRRPRRRRRAGGGDGNAGGESSGAPDAA from the coding sequence ATGATCACAACCACCATAAAAAAATTCGTCGGCCGCCTGTTCGGGCCCACCGTCGCCGGCGGCCCCCTGCGCATCGAGCGCGAGCGCCACGGCATAGACCGGCGCAACGTATCGCGCAACGCCATCAAGGTCTGCGACGTACTGCGCCAGCATGGCTACGAAGCCTACATCGTGGGCGGCGCGGTGCGCGACCTGATCGTCGGCCTCGAGCCCAAGGACTTCGACGTGGCCACCAACGCCACGCCCGAACAGATCCGACCGCTGTTCCGCCGCGCACGCATCATCGGCCGCCGCTTCCAGCTGGTGCACGTGGTGTTCGGCCAGGAGATCATCGAGACCTCCACGTTCCGCGCCCCGGCCAGCGTGGACCAGAAGACGGATGAGCACGGCCGCATCCTCAGCGACAATGTGTTCGGCACGCAGGCCGAGGACGCCGCGCGGCGCGACTTCACCATGAACGCGCTTTACTACGATCCGCACACCGAGGAAGTCATCGACTACCACGACGGCGTGCAAGACCTCAAGAAGCGCCAGATCCGCATGATCGGCGATCCGATCAAGCGCTATCGCGAAGACCCGGTGCGCATGCTGCGCGCCGTGCGCTTCGCCGCCAAGCTCAACGGCACCATCGAGCCGGCCACGCGCCAGCCGATCCGCACCATGGCAGGGCTGGTCGAGAACGTGCCCGCTTCGCGGCTGTTCGACGAAATGCTCAAGCTGCTGACCTGCGGACACGCCATGGACTGCCTGCGCCAGTTGCGCGGCGAGGGCCTGCACCACGGCCTGCTGCCGCTGCTGGACGTCGTGCTCGAACAGCCGGGCGGCGAGAACTTCGTGGAACAGGCGCTGGAACGCACCGACGCGCGCGTGCGGGCGGGCAAGGGCATCAGCCCCAGCTTCCTGTTCGCGGCGCTGCTGTGGCGCCTGGTGGACGCGCGCTGGAAGCAGTTGCGCGCCGAAGGCGAACACACCATGCCCGCCCTGGTGCAGGCCGCGGATTCGGTGCTGGACGAACAGACCGAGAAGCTGGCCATCCAGCGCCGCTTCTCGTCGGACATGCGCGAGATCTGGTTCATGCAGCCGCGCTTCGAGCGCCGCCAGGGCAAGGCGACCTACCGCATGATCGAGCAGCCGCGCTTCCGCGCCGCCTGCGACTTCCTGCAGCTGCGCGCCGCCGCCGGCGAGTTCGACAGCGTGCTGGCGCAATGGTGGATGGACCTGGCCAATGCCGACGACGCGACCCGCGCCGAGATGATCGAAGACACCGCCAGGCTGCCTCGCGAGGCCGGCGGCGATGGGCCCGCCCGCAAGCGCCGTCCCCGGCGCCGCCGTCGCGCGGGCGGCGGTGATGGCAATGCCGGCGGCGAATCGTCCGGCGCGCCGGACGCCGCATGA
- a CDS encoding 2-amino-4-hydroxy-6-hydroxymethyldihydropteridine diphosphokinase, which translates to MTRPGAAPALAYVGLGSNLGDSAGTLRAALADLASLPGILSCKASPMYRSAPVDADGPDYVNAVAALDTTLLPLQLLDALQALELRHGRERPYYHAPRTLDLDLLLYGGERIESDRLTLPHPRMHERAFVLLPLHDLAPALVLGQRRVEDLIAALPDQDITRID; encoded by the coding sequence ATGACGCGACCGGGCGCCGCGCCCGCGCTGGCCTACGTCGGGCTGGGCTCGAACCTGGGCGACAGCGCCGGCACGCTGCGGGCGGCCCTGGCCGATCTGGCGTCCCTGCCCGGCATACTGTCGTGCAAAGCCTCGCCCATGTATCGCAGCGCACCCGTCGATGCCGACGGTCCGGACTACGTCAATGCCGTCGCCGCGCTCGATACCACCCTGCTTCCCCTGCAGCTGCTGGACGCGCTGCAGGCGCTGGAACTGCGCCATGGCCGCGAGCGGCCGTACTACCACGCGCCGCGAACGCTGGACCTGGATCTGCTGCTGTATGGCGGCGAGCGTATCGAAAGCGACAGGCTGACCCTGCCGCATCCGCGCATGCACGAACGCGCGTTCGTGCTGCTGCCGCTGCACGACCTGGCGCCCGCGCTGGTGCTGGGCCAGCGCCGCGTGGAAGACCTGATCGCCGCCCTGCCGGACCAGGACATCACCAGAATCGATTGA
- a CDS encoding HpcH/HpaI aldolase/citrate lyase family protein, with amino-acid sequence MPSLLRTALFVPGTRPERIPKALASGADAVIVDLEDAVEHLAKDAAREALCDFLGTQPQARVWVRINDASTPWHDDDLRACRGRAAVAAILLPKTESQAHVRHAAQSGIPIVPLIETACGVLNLAEIAAAPGVARLSFGGLDYGVDLNLVPGTEGEAALLDQARGQVLLHSRAAGLAAPLDGVYPDIQDIVGLRVAATRAHDMGFAGMMCIHPSQIAVVHDACKPAQAEVEWARRVVQAYRDNAAGAFRLDGKMVDAPVVARARQVLERAGE; translated from the coding sequence ATGCCGTCTTTGCTACGTACCGCCCTGTTCGTTCCCGGCACGCGCCCCGAGCGCATCCCCAAGGCGCTGGCCAGCGGCGCCGATGCCGTCATCGTCGACCTCGAGGATGCCGTCGAGCATCTCGCCAAGGACGCCGCCCGCGAGGCGCTGTGCGACTTCCTGGGCACGCAGCCGCAGGCGCGCGTCTGGGTGCGCATCAACGACGCGTCCACGCCGTGGCACGACGACGATCTTCGCGCCTGTCGCGGCCGCGCTGCCGTGGCGGCCATCCTGCTGCCCAAAACCGAAAGCCAGGCGCACGTGCGCCACGCCGCGCAAAGCGGCATCCCCATCGTGCCGCTCATCGAGACCGCGTGCGGCGTACTGAACCTGGCCGAGATCGCCGCCGCGCCCGGCGTGGCGCGGCTGTCGTTCGGCGGCCTGGACTATGGCGTCGACCTGAACCTGGTGCCGGGCACCGAGGGCGAGGCGGCGCTGCTGGACCAGGCTCGCGGCCAGGTGCTGCTGCACAGTCGTGCGGCGGGACTTGCCGCGCCGCTGGACGGCGTGTACCCCGACATCCAGGACATCGTCGGCCTGCGCGTGGCCGCCACGCGGGCGCACGACATGGGATTCGCGGGGATGATGTGCATACACCCCAGCCAGATCGCGGTGGTGCACGACGCGTGCAAGCCCGCGCAGGCCGAGGTCGAATGGGCGCGCCGCGTGGTGCAGGCCTATCGCGACAACGCCGCGGGCGCATTCCGGCTGGACGGCAAGATGGTGGACGCGCCGGTCGTGGCGCGGGCGCGCCAGGTGCTCGAGCGCGCGGGCGAATAG
- a CDS encoding CaiB/BaiF CoA transferase family protein produces the protein MSNEAPRPLDGITVVSLEHAIAAPFCTRQLADMGARVIKIERPGVGDFARGYDERVRGLSSHFVWTNRSKQSLSLNLKHPEAQDVMERLLASADVLVQNLAPGAAERLGLSFDALHGRHPRLVVCDISGYGEGGPYQDKKAYDLLIQSESGFVSVTGTRQDPAKAGCSISDIAAGMYAYSAILNALLLRHRTGKGSRIDVSMLESMVEWMGFPMYYAFDGAPPPVRAGAAHATIYPYGPFPVGGGATIMLGLQNEREWVVFCDKVLGQPGLAQDERFSSNSRRAANREALRELIVAAFVALDVQEVADRLDAAQIANARVNDMAGVWAHPQLQARGRWREVDSPSGMLPALLPPATSNAFEPRMDPVPAVGEHTDAVLASLGYAPAEVARLHDAEVV, from the coding sequence ATGAGCAATGAGGCTCCCCGTCCGCTGGACGGCATTACCGTCGTCAGTCTCGAACACGCCATCGCCGCGCCGTTCTGCACGCGGCAGCTGGCCGACATGGGCGCGCGCGTCATCAAGATCGAGCGGCCCGGCGTCGGCGACTTCGCGCGCGGCTACGACGAGCGCGTGCGCGGGTTGTCCTCGCATTTCGTCTGGACCAACCGTTCGAAGCAGAGCCTGTCGCTGAACCTGAAGCATCCCGAGGCGCAGGACGTGATGGAACGCCTGCTGGCCTCGGCCGACGTGCTGGTGCAGAACCTCGCGCCCGGTGCCGCCGAGCGCCTGGGCCTGTCGTTCGATGCGCTGCATGGCCGTCATCCGCGGCTGGTCGTGTGTGATATCTCGGGCTACGGCGAGGGCGGCCCGTACCAGGACAAGAAGGCCTACGACCTGCTCATCCAGAGCGAGAGCGGCTTCGTGTCGGTCACCGGCACGCGGCAGGACCCCGCCAAGGCGGGCTGCTCCATCTCCGACATCGCCGCCGGCATGTATGCCTACTCGGCAATCCTGAACGCACTGCTGCTGCGGCATCGCACCGGCAAGGGCAGCCGCATCGACGTCTCCATGCTGGAAAGCATGGTGGAGTGGATGGGTTTTCCGATGTACTACGCCTTCGACGGCGCGCCGCCGCCGGTGCGGGCCGGCGCAGCCCACGCCACCATCTATCCGTACGGACCGTTCCCGGTAGGCGGCGGCGCCACCATCATGCTGGGCCTGCAGAACGAGCGCGAGTGGGTGGTGTTCTGCGACAAGGTGCTGGGGCAGCCCGGCCTGGCGCAGGACGAGCGGTTCTCGTCGAACTCGCGCCGCGCCGCCAACCGCGAGGCGCTGCGCGAGCTGATCGTGGCGGCCTTCGTCGCGCTGGACGTGCAGGAGGTCGCCGACCGCCTGGATGCGGCGCAGATCGCCAACGCGCGCGTCAATGACATGGCGGGCGTCTGGGCCCATCCGCAGCTGCAGGCGCGTGGGCGATGGCGCGAGGTCGACAGCCCCTCGGGGATGCTGCCGGCGCTGCTGCCGCCCGCCACCAGCAATGCCTTCGAGCCGCGCATGGACCCGGTGCCGGCGGTGGGCGAACACACCGATGCGGTGCTAGCATCGTTGGGGTACGCGCCCGCCGAAGTCGCGCGCCTCCATGATGCTGAGGTCGTCTGA
- a CDS encoding FAS1-like dehydratase domain-containing protein, with protein sequence MTKPDPTAWIGSSERKADALDPGHAQRVAAALGAPAPAQGEPLPPLWQWAFFISAVDAEGLGLDGHPARGGFLPPADGRNRMWAGGRVTFIRPLTVGVPAERVSTVQDVKEKTGRTGALLFVTVRHEYHQEGRLAFHEEQDIVYREPSPPKLAGTEPAPQAQWRDAVEPSPVLLFRYSAVTFNGHRIHYDHPYVTGTEGYPGLVVHGPLIATEMVAAFVRARPGARLEHLAYRGLRPLIAPTPFHVAGNVSDAGLARLWAEQDGTLAHQAELRFSE encoded by the coding sequence ATGACCAAACCTGATCCCACCGCCTGGATCGGCAGCAGCGAGCGCAAGGCGGACGCGCTCGACCCGGGCCACGCGCAGCGCGTGGCCGCCGCGCTGGGTGCGCCCGCGCCCGCGCAGGGCGAGCCGTTGCCGCCCTTGTGGCAATGGGCGTTTTTCATTAGCGCCGTCGACGCCGAAGGCCTGGGCCTGGACGGCCATCCGGCCCGTGGTGGCTTCCTGCCCCCGGCCGATGGCCGCAACCGCATGTGGGCGGGCGGGCGCGTCACGTTCATCCGGCCGCTTACGGTCGGCGTGCCGGCCGAACGGGTGTCCACCGTGCAGGACGTCAAGGAAAAGACCGGCCGCACCGGCGCGCTGCTGTTCGTGACCGTGCGCCACGAATACCACCAGGAGGGCCGCCTGGCCTTTCATGAAGAGCAGGACATCGTGTATCGCGAGCCCTCGCCGCCCAAGCTGGCCGGCACCGAGCCCGCGCCGCAGGCGCAATGGCGCGATGCGGTCGAACCCAGCCCGGTGCTGCTGTTCCGCTATTCGGCCGTCACCTTCAACGGCCATCGCATCCACTACGACCATCCGTACGTCACGGGCACCGAGGGCTATCCGGGCCTGGTCGTGCACGGACCGCTCATCGCAACCGAAATGGTGGCCGCCTTCGTACGCGCGCGTCCCGGGGCGAGGCTCGAACACCTGGCCTATCGCGGCCTGCGCCCTTTGATCGCGCCCACGCCGTTCCACGTGGCCGGCAACGTGTCGGACGCGGGCCTGGCCAGGCTGTGGGCCGAGCAGGACGGCACCCTGGCCCATCAAGCCGAACTGAGGTTCTCCGAATGA
- a CDS encoding secondary thiamine-phosphate synthase enzyme YjbQ, with translation MKSSPATHFSQHEIRVDTPGRAFMDLTPELRAFCAASGVRDGLLNVFVRHTSCSLLITENADPDVHGDLQRFFARLVPDGDRLYAHDAEGPDDMPAHVRSALTCVSLGVPVRGGRLALGTWQGVYLWEHRLRPHRREVIATLVGVG, from the coding sequence ATGAAATCCTCGCCCGCCACGCATTTTTCCCAGCACGAGATCCGGGTCGACACGCCGGGCCGTGCCTTCATGGACCTCACGCCCGAACTGCGCGCCTTCTGCGCCGCCAGCGGCGTGCGCGACGGCCTGCTGAACGTCTTCGTGCGGCATACCAGCTGTTCGCTGCTCATTACCGAGAACGCGGATCCCGACGTGCACGGCGACCTGCAGCGCTTTTTCGCGCGGCTGGTGCCGGACGGCGATCGCCTGTATGCGCACGATGCCGAGGGCCCGGACGACATGCCGGCCCACGTGCGCAGCGCGCTGACCTGCGTCAGCCTGGGCGTGCCCGTTCGCGGCGGACGCTTGGCCCTGGGCACCTGGCAGGGCGTGTACCTGTGGGAGCATCGGCTGCGTCCGCATCGGCGCGAGGTGATCGCCACGCTGGTGGGCGTCGGCTAG
- a CDS encoding fumarate hydratase: MTTLIKEEDLIQSIADGIQFISYYHPVDYIRHLARAYEREESPAARDAMAQILTNSRMCAEGKRPLCQDTGIVNVFLKVGMDVRFDTKRSLQEVCDEGVRRGYLNPDNPLRASVLDDPLFARKNTRDNTPCILHVELVPGAKVDVQIASKGGGSENKSKFVMLNPSDSLVDWVLKTVPTMGAGWCPPGMLGIGVGGTAEKAMLMAKQSLMEDIDMYELLARGPQNKLEELRIELYEKVNALGIGAQGLGGLTTVLDVKISTFPTHAASKPVAMIPNCAATRHAHFELDGSGPARLDPPALSEWPEVHWAPDYNKSKQVNLDTLTREEVASWKPGQTLLLSGKMLTGRDAAHKRIQDMLAKGEKLPVDFTNRVIYYVGPVDPVRDEVVGPAGPTTATRMDKFTEMMLAQTGLISMIGKSERGPVAIDAIRKHKSAYLMAVGGAAYLVSKAIRTAKVLAFEDLGMEAIYEFDVKDMPVTVAVDAEGTSVHNTGPKEWQARIGKIPVAVA, encoded by the coding sequence ATGACCACGCTCATCAAAGAAGAAGACCTGATCCAGTCCATCGCGGACGGCATCCAGTTCATCAGCTACTACCATCCCGTCGACTACATCCGTCATCTGGCGCGTGCCTACGAGCGCGAGGAAAGCCCCGCGGCGCGCGACGCCATGGCGCAGATCCTGACCAACTCGCGCATGTGCGCCGAGGGCAAGCGTCCGCTGTGCCAGGACACCGGCATCGTCAACGTGTTCCTGAAGGTGGGCATGGACGTGCGCTTCGACACCAAGCGCAGCCTGCAGGAGGTCTGTGACGAGGGCGTGCGCCGCGGCTACCTGAACCCGGACAATCCGCTGCGCGCCTCGGTGCTGGACGATCCGCTGTTCGCGCGCAAGAACACCCGCGACAACACCCCCTGTATCCTGCACGTCGAGCTGGTGCCCGGCGCCAAGGTCGACGTGCAGATCGCCTCGAAGGGCGGTGGTTCCGAGAACAAGTCGAAGTTCGTCATGCTGAATCCCAGCGACTCCCTGGTCGACTGGGTGCTGAAGACGGTGCCCACCATGGGCGCGGGCTGGTGCCCGCCGGGCATGCTGGGCATCGGCGTCGGCGGCACGGCCGAGAAGGCCATGCTGATGGCCAAGCAGTCGCTGATGGAAGACATCGACATGTACGAGCTGCTGGCGCGCGGCCCGCAGAACAAGCTGGAAGAGCTGCGCATCGAGCTGTATGAAAAGGTCAACGCGCTGGGCATCGGCGCGCAGGGCCTGGGCGGTCTCACCACCGTGCTGGACGTGAAGATCAGCACATTCCCCACGCACGCGGCCTCCAAGCCCGTGGCCATGATTCCCAACTGCGCCGCCACGCGCCACGCGCACTTCGAGCTGGACGGCTCGGGCCCCGCGCGCCTCGATCCTCCCGCATTGTCCGAGTGGCCCGAAGTGCACTGGGCGCCCGACTACAACAAGTCGAAGCAGGTCAACCTGGACACGCTGACGCGCGAGGAAGTGGCCAGCTGGAAGCCGGGCCAGACCCTGCTGCTGTCGGGCAAGATGCTTACCGGCCGCGATGCCGCGCACAAGCGCATCCAGGACATGCTGGCCAAGGGCGAGAAACTGCCTGTGGACTTCACCAACCGCGTCATCTACTACGTGGGCCCGGTCGATCCGGTGCGCGACGAGGTGGTCGGCCCGGCCGGTCCCACCACGGCCACCCGCATGGACAAGTTCACCGAGATGATGCTGGCGCAGACCGGCCTGATCTCGATGATCGGCAAGTCCGAGCGCGGTCCCGTCGCCATCGACGCCATCCGCAAGCACAAGTCGGCCTACCTGATGGCCGTGGGCGGCGCCGCCTACCTGGTGTCCAAGGCTATCCGCACCGCCAAGGTGCTGGCGTTCGAAGACCTGGGCATGGAAGCGATCTACGAGTTCGACGTGAAGGACATGCCGGTGACGGTGGCCGTCGATGCCGAAGGCACATCGGTCCACAACACCGGTCCGAAGGAATGGCAGGCCCGCATCGGCAAGATCCCCGTGGCGGTGGCCTGA
- a CDS encoding crotonase/enoyl-CoA hydratase family protein translates to MSDLVKVEIADGIQTITINRPEAKNAINLETAQALAAAFDQMDANGDVRIGILTGAGGTFSSGMDLKAFAQSGQRPLIPGRGFAGLNERPPKKPLIAAVEGYALAGGCEMALAADLIVAASNAKFGLPEVKRGLVAGSGGMMRLPRRLPYHVAMEIVLTGDMFEAQRAHALGLVNRLAEPGKALEAARELARVIVENGPLAVQTAKSIVAQAGDWEQDTMFDRQRPLIAHIFTSADAKEGATAFAEKRKPVWQGK, encoded by the coding sequence ATGTCCGACCTGGTGAAGGTGGAAATCGCCGACGGCATCCAGACCATCACGATCAACCGGCCCGAGGCCAAGAACGCCATCAACCTGGAAACCGCCCAGGCCCTGGCGGCGGCTTTCGACCAGATGGACGCCAACGGCGACGTGCGCATCGGCATCCTGACCGGGGCGGGCGGCACGTTCTCGTCGGGCATGGACCTGAAGGCTTTCGCGCAAAGCGGACAGCGGCCGCTGATTCCCGGCCGCGGGTTCGCGGGCCTGAACGAGCGCCCGCCGAAAAAACCGCTCATCGCGGCCGTGGAGGGCTATGCGTTGGCCGGTGGCTGCGAAATGGCGTTGGCGGCCGACCTCATCGTGGCGGCCAGCAACGCCAAGTTCGGCCTGCCCGAGGTCAAGCGCGGCCTGGTGGCCGGTTCGGGCGGCATGATGCGCCTGCCGCGCCGCCTGCCGTATCACGTGGCCATGGAGATCGTGCTGACCGGCGACATGTTCGAGGCCCAGCGCGCCCATGCCCTGGGGCTGGTCAATCGCCTGGCCGAGCCGGGCAAGGCGCTCGAGGCCGCGCGCGAACTGGCGCGGGTCATCGTCGAGAACGGCCCGCTGGCCGTGCAGACCGCCAAGTCCATCGTGGCGCAGGCCGGCGACTGGGAACAGGACACCATGTTCGACCGCCAGCGTCCGCTGATCGCCCACATCTTCACCTCGGCCGACGCCAAGGAAGGGGCCACCGCGTTCGCCGAGAAGCGCAAGCCTGTCTGGCAGGGCAAATAA
- a CDS encoding Rpn family recombination-promoting nuclease/putative transposase codes for MSPLSARLPATLPRLALSNDLVFKALFSRWPHLLSDLINAVRHPAPPIAIARILNPHVLADDPAGKRVEFDILAQDTEGGLYVVEMQARWQAHWPARNVYYVARGLAGQLRAGQGYEELRPSIGISLLGQNWDAGASDQADWHFSVRDARRPSIEFGNELHWHLVELPKADMLATGSPQFQAWVACLRHNLNEEVMNQITHPPVREALFHLESMCSDEELRIRAMLREMARMDHQAELKAARDEGREEGIERGIERGIEQGIEQGIERGIEQGIEQGRVHALREVLERQVVHRFGALSPAARDTLQNAPADVLSAWTLNLFEATSIEQLFGQTPPGTASH; via the coding sequence GTGTCTCCGTTGTCCGCCCGCCTTCCGGCCACGCTTCCGCGCCTGGCCCTGTCCAACGATCTGGTATTCAAGGCGCTGTTCTCCCGCTGGCCGCACTTGCTGTCGGATCTGATCAATGCGGTGCGCCATCCGGCGCCGCCCATCGCGATCGCGCGCATCCTGAATCCGCACGTGCTGGCCGACGATCCTGCCGGCAAGCGTGTCGAGTTCGACATCCTGGCGCAGGATACGGAGGGCGGCCTGTACGTGGTCGAGATGCAGGCACGCTGGCAGGCGCATTGGCCGGCGCGCAATGTGTACTACGTGGCGCGCGGCCTGGCCGGGCAATTGCGGGCCGGGCAGGGGTATGAAGAGCTGCGGCCGTCCATAGGCATCAGTCTGCTGGGACAGAATTGGGACGCCGGCGCGTCGGACCAGGCTGATTGGCACTTCAGTGTGCGCGATGCGCGGCGCCCGTCCATAGAATTTGGCAACGAGCTGCATTGGCATCTCGTCGAACTGCCCAAGGCAGACATGCTCGCCACCGGCTCGCCTCAATTCCAGGCGTGGGTGGCCTGCCTGCGCCACAACCTCAACGAGGAAGTCATGAACCAGATCACTCACCCTCCCGTCCGCGAAGCGCTCTTCCATCTCGAATCGATGTGTTCCGACGAAGAACTGCGCATCCGCGCCATGCTGCGAGAGATGGCGCGGATGGATCACCAGGCTGAACTCAAGGCTGCGCGCGACGAGGGCAGGGAAGAAGGCATCGAACGCGGTATCGAGCGGGGGATCGAGCAAGGTATCGAGCAAGGAATCGAGCGAGGTATCGAGCAAGGAATCGAACAAGGCCGGGTACATGCCCTCCGTGAAGTCCTGGAACGGCAGGTCGTCCACCGCTTCGGCGCGCTGTCCCCGGCTGCTCGCGACACGCTGCAGAATGCGCCGGCCGACGTGCTCTCGGCCTGGACCCTGAACCTGTTCGAGGCCACGTCCATCGAACAGCTGTTCGGCCAGACTCCGCCCGGCACCGCGTCGCACTGA
- the glyQ gene encoding glycine--tRNA ligase subunit alpha — translation MLTFQQIILTLQDYWDKQGCALLQPYDMEVGAGTSHTATFLRAIGPEPWRAAYVQPSRRPKDGRYGENPNRLQHYYQYQVVLKPAPPEILELYIGSLKALGIDPAQHDIRFVEDDWENPTLGAWGLGWEVWLNGMEITQFTYFQQVGGLDCNPTTGEITYGLERLAMYLQDVKSVYDLVWTEGAGGKRVLYRDVFHQNEFEQSTYNFEHSSADMLFAHFNDYEAEAKRLMDVPLALPAYEAALKAAHTFNMLDARGAISVTERAAYIGRIRNLSRSVAQAYYDSRERLGFPMLQRTNVEAQ, via the coding sequence ATGCTCACCTTTCAGCAAATCATCCTCACGCTCCAGGACTACTGGGACAAGCAAGGCTGCGCCCTGCTGCAGCCCTACGACATGGAAGTCGGCGCGGGTACGTCGCACACCGCCACGTTCCTGCGCGCCATCGGCCCCGAGCCCTGGCGCGCCGCCTATGTGCAGCCCTCGCGCCGCCCCAAGGACGGCCGCTACGGCGAGAACCCCAACCGCCTGCAGCACTACTACCAGTACCAGGTTGTGCTCAAGCCCGCGCCGCCCGAGATCCTCGAGCTGTACATCGGCTCGCTCAAGGCGCTGGGCATCGATCCGGCGCAGCACGACATCCGATTCGTCGAGGACGACTGGGAAAACCCCACGCTGGGCGCGTGGGGCCTGGGCTGGGAGGTCTGGCTCAACGGCATGGAAATCACGCAGTTCACGTATTTCCAGCAGGTCGGCGGCCTGGATTGCAACCCGACCACCGGCGAAATCACCTACGGCCTGGAACGCCTGGCCATGTACCTGCAGGACGTGAAAAGCGTCTACGACCTGGTCTGGACCGAAGGCGCCGGCGGCAAGCGCGTGCTGTACCGCGACGTGTTCCACCAGAACGAATTCGAACAGTCCACCTACAATTTCGAGCACTCTTCGGCCGACATGCTGTTTGCCCATTTCAATGACTACGAGGCCGAGGCCAAGCGCCTGATGGACGTGCCGCTGGCCCTGCCGGCATACGAAGCCGCCCTCAAGGCCGCCCATACCTTCAACATGCTGGACGCGCGCGGCGCGATCAGCGTCACCGAGCGCGCCGCCTACATCGGCCGCATCCGCAACCTGTCGCGCAGCGTGGCGCAGGCCTACTACGATTCGCGCGAGCGTCTGGGCTTCCCCATGCTGCAGCGTACGAACGTGGAGGCGCAATGA